A single region of the Nicotiana sylvestris chromosome 6, ASM39365v2, whole genome shotgun sequence genome encodes:
- the LOC138870228 gene encoding uncharacterized protein, which produces MKSLSINLPLVEVLEQIPGYAKFMKDLVTKKRSMNCETIKMMHQVSAIVHSMSPKLEDPSAFTISCTIDSADFSNALGDLGASINLMPYSVFKTLGIGQPRPISMRLQMEDRTMKRPLGIIDDVLVRVNKFILPADFVILDCEVDYEMPIILGRPFLATGKALVDVEAEEISF; this is translated from the coding sequence atgaagagtttgtcgATAAATCTACCTTTGGTGGAAGTTCTAGAACAAATTCCAGGAtatgccaagtttatgaaagacttggtaacaaagaagagatcCATGAATTGTGAAACCATCAAGATGATGCATCAAGTTAGTGCCATTGTGCATTCTATGTCCCCAAAGCTAGAAGACCCCAGTGCTTTTACTATCTCGTGCACTATTGATAGTGCCGATTTTTCTAATGCTTTGGGCGACTTAGGGGCAAGCATTAACTTGATGCCATATTCTGTGTTTAAGACATtagggattgggcaaccaagacccatATCCATGAGGTTGCAGATGGAGGATAGGACAATGAAGAGGCCATTAGGGATTATAGATGATGTGCTGGTGCGGGTCAACAAGTTCATACTTCCCGCAGATTTTGTGATTCTTGACTGCGAGGTTGACTATGAGATGCCGATTATactggggagacctttcctagctacagggaaggctttagttgatgtggaagcagagGAGATCAGCTTCTAG